A part of Daphnia pulex isolate KAP4 chromosome 6, ASM2113471v1 genomic DNA contains:
- the LOC124196531 gene encoding tudor domain-containing protein 3-like isoform X2, whose amino-acid sequence MEEALVSLKKNGWNLSLEKIKKQFQDFESEAGNEEKRFLRDPEKWIIDEDLKNLAIPSLPDGVNSGKVTQISTPIVLQIKAVEIISAPKQNVDSEAAPRMLKVALSDGKTICYGIEFEHISKISLATPPGTKIRLNREVKLWNGFILLDAKNLQFMGGEVPDLIEEWKVQQLLLGHVRSQDQDGPPPWVPFGRRIQPLNIVDGQDKKTLEEKEKVVKDEEFLSQRQDAIAAAADASGVTKVIKGSGRQLEMQQTERRGRGRERRERNSYRDEERSAKPRDSIRLFEFLQPQIGETPKEEDNAAYSDEEDYVGLDEAEENRPSWERDGVYRRPGYGVSGSGEQSYSRGRGSYQDRNDQQNGRGRRGSYRGQGGSYIQDDPYRERRDSHRGRGSSNQDDSYRDRKESHRGRGGSNYDDSYRDRRESHRSRGSHQEDWRGVSAGTSSRGGGNSHFDQEQSYGGRGRSYHDRRGSSRGGRGGRGSRGSHRDIEDSYSNQRSYSRDYPSSRSPVDALVDDFKAWPGLEAKPTATQISTQVEVRTAAPPKSQEQWAVDDFCLAKWESSDKHYPAVIQQLHPARKSATVMFVESGALRIVENKYLRRDPQDEGPTITNRPRGGQATRIYTPRNRGAHGGGGW is encoded by the exons ATGGAAGAAGCACTTgtttctttgaaaaagaatggtTG gaaCCTTTCGttagagaaaataaagaaacaatttcaagaCTTCGAGTCGGAAGCAGGcaacgaggaaaaaagatttttaaggGACCCTGAG AAATGGATCATAGATGAAGACTTGAAAAATTTAGCAATCCCTAGTCTTCCAGATGGAGTAAATTCGGGTAAAGTTACCCAG ATTTCAACACCTATAGTCTTGCAAATAAAGGCTGTTGAAATAATTTCTgccccaaaacaaaatgttgacTCTGAGGCTGCGCCTCGAATGTTGAAAGTTGCCTTAAGTGATGGAAAAACCATTTGTTATGGAATAGAATTTgaacacatttcaaaaataag TTTGGCTACACCACCTGGGAcaaaaattcgattaaatAGAGAAGTCAAACTCTGGAATGGGTTTATCTTGCTTGATGCCAAAAATCTTCAGTTCATGGGAGGAGAAGTGCCTGATTTAATTGAGGAATGGAAAGTTCAACAg TTGCTACTTGGTCACGTTAGGTCACAGGACCAGGATGGCCCACCTCCATGGGTTCCTTTTGGTCGCAGAATACAACCTCTCAATATCGTCGATGGACAAGACAAAAAGACTTtagaggaaaaggaaaaagtcgtCAAAGATGAAGAGTTTCTTAGCCAAAGGCAAGATGCTATCGCAGCTGCAGCTGACGCCAGTGGCGTAACAAAAGTCATCAAAGGTTCCGGACGTCaa CTGGAAATGCAACAAACTGAGAGAAGAGGACGGGGACGAGAACGCCGCGAAAGAAATTCGTACCGAGACGAAGAGCGTTCTGCGAAACCTCGAGATTCAATTCGTCTTTTCGAATTTCTCCAACCGCAAATTGGTGAAACACCAAAGGAAGAAGACAACGCCGCCTATTCTGATGAAGAAGATTACGTCGGACTAGACGAGGCAGAAGAAAATCGACCCAGTTGGGAACGTGACGGCGTCTACCGCCGTCCCGGCTATGGAGTTTCGGGATCGGGAGAACAATCGTATTCTCGGGGACGGGGATCTTACCAGGATCGAAACGACCAGCAGAATGGTCGTGGACGCCGGGGATCTTATCGTGGACAAGGAGGTTCATATATTCAGGACGATCCATATCGGGAAAGAAGAGATTCTCATCGCGGACGAGGCAGCTCCAATCAGGACGATTCTTATCGAGACAGAAAAGAGTCTCATCGTGGAAGAGGTGGTTCCAACTACGACGATTCCTATCGAGACAGAAGAGAATCGCATCGTAGCCGAGGGTCTCATCAAGAAGACTGGAGGGGAGTCTCAGCAGGGACAAGTTCTCGAGGAGGAGGAAACTCCCACTTTGATCAAGAGCAATCTTACGGTGGGAGAGGGCGGTCTTATCACGATCGAAGAGGTTCGTCTCGAGGAGggagaggaggaagaggatCAAGAGGATCTCATCGAGACATTGAAGATTCATATTCAAACCAAAGAAGCTATAGTAGAGATTATCCATCCAGCAGAAGTCCGGTTGATGCTCTGGTCGACGACTTCAAAGCCTGGCCTGGCCTGGAAGCCAAACCCACTGCCACTCAGATTTCAACTCAAGTAGAAGTCCGGACTGCGGCTCCTCCCAAATCTCAGGAGCAATGGGCAGTCGACGATTTCTGTCTGGCCAAATGGGAATCTAGTGACAAG CATTATCCAGCTGTCATCCAGCAGCTGCATCCAGCTCGTAAATCAGCAACAGTCATGTTTGTCGAATCAG GTGCGTTGCGGATCGTAGAGAACAAGTATCTACGCCGTGACCCGCAAGACGAGGGGCCGACAATTACCAATCGACCCAGAGGAGGCCAAGCGACTCGTATCTATACACCACGGAATCGCGGTGCTCACGGAGGAGGAGGCTGGTAA
- the LOC124196531 gene encoding tudor domain-containing protein 3-like isoform X1: protein MEEALVSLKKNGWNLSLEKIKKQFQDFESEAGNEEKRFLRDPEKWIIDEDLKNLAIPSLPDGVNSGKVTQISTPIVLQIKAVEIISAPKQNVDSEAAPRMLKVALSDGKTICYGIEFEHISKISLATPPGTKIRLNREVKLWNGFILLDAKNLQFMGGEVPDLIEEWKVQQVKSKMLISGQAELQNELSPNYQFQLQLLLGHVRSQDQDGPPPWVPFGRRIQPLNIVDGQDKKTLEEKEKVVKDEEFLSQRQDAIAAAADASGVTKVIKGSGRQLEMQQTERRGRGRERRERNSYRDEERSAKPRDSIRLFEFLQPQIGETPKEEDNAAYSDEEDYVGLDEAEENRPSWERDGVYRRPGYGVSGSGEQSYSRGRGSYQDRNDQQNGRGRRGSYRGQGGSYIQDDPYRERRDSHRGRGSSNQDDSYRDRKESHRGRGGSNYDDSYRDRRESHRSRGSHQEDWRGVSAGTSSRGGGNSHFDQEQSYGGRGRSYHDRRGSSRGGRGGRGSRGSHRDIEDSYSNQRSYSRDYPSSRSPVDALVDDFKAWPGLEAKPTATQISTQVEVRTAAPPKSQEQWAVDDFCLAKWESSDKHYPAVIQQLHPARKSATVMFVESGALRIVENKYLRRDPQDEGPTITNRPRGGQATRIYTPRNRGAHGGGGW from the exons ATGGAAGAAGCACTTgtttctttgaaaaagaatggtTG gaaCCTTTCGttagagaaaataaagaaacaatttcaagaCTTCGAGTCGGAAGCAGGcaacgaggaaaaaagatttttaaggGACCCTGAG AAATGGATCATAGATGAAGACTTGAAAAATTTAGCAATCCCTAGTCTTCCAGATGGAGTAAATTCGGGTAAAGTTACCCAG ATTTCAACACCTATAGTCTTGCAAATAAAGGCTGTTGAAATAATTTCTgccccaaaacaaaatgttgacTCTGAGGCTGCGCCTCGAATGTTGAAAGTTGCCTTAAGTGATGGAAAAACCATTTGTTATGGAATAGAATTTgaacacatttcaaaaataag TTTGGCTACACCACCTGGGAcaaaaattcgattaaatAGAGAAGTCAAACTCTGGAATGGGTTTATCTTGCTTGATGCCAAAAATCTTCAGTTCATGGGAGGAGAAGTGCCTGATTTAATTGAGGAATGGAAAGTTCAACAggtgaaatcaaaaatgttaatttcaGGACAAGCTGAATTACAGAATGAACTTTCTCCTAattatcaatttcaattacaGTTGCTACTTGGTCACGTTAGGTCACAGGACCAGGATGGCCCACCTCCATGGGTTCCTTTTGGTCGCAGAATACAACCTCTCAATATCGTCGATGGACAAGACAAAAAGACTTtagaggaaaaggaaaaagtcgtCAAAGATGAAGAGTTTCTTAGCCAAAGGCAAGATGCTATCGCAGCTGCAGCTGACGCCAGTGGCGTAACAAAAGTCATCAAAGGTTCCGGACGTCaa CTGGAAATGCAACAAACTGAGAGAAGAGGACGGGGACGAGAACGCCGCGAAAGAAATTCGTACCGAGACGAAGAGCGTTCTGCGAAACCTCGAGATTCAATTCGTCTTTTCGAATTTCTCCAACCGCAAATTGGTGAAACACCAAAGGAAGAAGACAACGCCGCCTATTCTGATGAAGAAGATTACGTCGGACTAGACGAGGCAGAAGAAAATCGACCCAGTTGGGAACGTGACGGCGTCTACCGCCGTCCCGGCTATGGAGTTTCGGGATCGGGAGAACAATCGTATTCTCGGGGACGGGGATCTTACCAGGATCGAAACGACCAGCAGAATGGTCGTGGACGCCGGGGATCTTATCGTGGACAAGGAGGTTCATATATTCAGGACGATCCATATCGGGAAAGAAGAGATTCTCATCGCGGACGAGGCAGCTCCAATCAGGACGATTCTTATCGAGACAGAAAAGAGTCTCATCGTGGAAGAGGTGGTTCCAACTACGACGATTCCTATCGAGACAGAAGAGAATCGCATCGTAGCCGAGGGTCTCATCAAGAAGACTGGAGGGGAGTCTCAGCAGGGACAAGTTCTCGAGGAGGAGGAAACTCCCACTTTGATCAAGAGCAATCTTACGGTGGGAGAGGGCGGTCTTATCACGATCGAAGAGGTTCGTCTCGAGGAGggagaggaggaagaggatCAAGAGGATCTCATCGAGACATTGAAGATTCATATTCAAACCAAAGAAGCTATAGTAGAGATTATCCATCCAGCAGAAGTCCGGTTGATGCTCTGGTCGACGACTTCAAAGCCTGGCCTGGCCTGGAAGCCAAACCCACTGCCACTCAGATTTCAACTCAAGTAGAAGTCCGGACTGCGGCTCCTCCCAAATCTCAGGAGCAATGGGCAGTCGACGATTTCTGTCTGGCCAAATGGGAATCTAGTGACAAG CATTATCCAGCTGTCATCCAGCAGCTGCATCCAGCTCGTAAATCAGCAACAGTCATGTTTGTCGAATCAG GTGCGTTGCGGATCGTAGAGAACAAGTATCTACGCCGTGACCCGCAAGACGAGGGGCCGACAATTACCAATCGACCCAGAGGAGGCCAAGCGACTCGTATCTATACACCACGGAATCGCGGTGCTCACGGAGGAGGAGGCTGGTAA
- the LOC124196533 gene encoding nocturnin-like isoform X2, protein MGSFTSAPKMVNDDVQDDDVDFEGITTVEDMLQRCRKELAALPIRIERNFPRDRPAGSIRLLQWNILSQSLGEHNDNFVRCPLEALDWRTRRYRIVEEIVEYNPDIICLQEVDHYQFLSRALRTQGYEGIYFPKPDSPCIYIKGNNGPDGCAIFYRANDYELIKVETRIVEVWRVQSNQVVILTMLRHKASGREICVATTHLKARQGALLSTLRNEQGKDILDFLQNNVDVADCPIIMAGDFNAEPNEPVYSTIRSDTRFGFDSAYRCDVDGAEEAGQEPPYTTWKVRGEGESCHTIDYVFFSRRQLGVNQVLPFPTGEQIGPDRVPSFQYPSDHFSLVVDFDLLPSASQANGVLNKLLCV, encoded by the exons ATGGGAAGTTTCACTTCGGCACCCAAAATggtcaacgacgacgtccagGACGACGATGTCGATTTCGAAGGTATCACCACTGTCGAGGACATGTTGCAACGCTGTCGCAAAGAATTGGCCGCTCTTCCAATCCGCATTGAACGCAATTTCCCGCGTGATCGCCCAGCCGGAAGTATCCGCCTTCTGCAATGGAACATCTTGTCGCAAT CCCTAGGAGAACACAATGATAATTTCGTTCGTTGCCCACTGGAAGCTCTTGATTGGCGCACTCGACGTTACCGAATCGTTGAAGAGATTGTCGAATACAATCCTGACATTATTTGCCTTCAG GAAGTTGACCACTACCAGTTTCTATCAAGGGCCTTGCGCACTCAGGGATACGAGGGTATCTATTTCCCCAAACCGGATTCCCCATGCATTTACATCAAGGGCAACAACGGGCCTGATGGATGCGCAATCTTCTATCGCGCCAACGATTATGAATTGATTAAAGTTGAAACTCGAATCGTCGAAGTTTGGCGTGTCCAGAGCAACCAG GTGGTTATCTTGACAATGCTGCGACACAAAGCCAGCGGTCGTGAGATTTGTGTCGCCACGACGCACCTCAAGGCCCGCCAAGGCGCCCTATTATCGACGCTGCGCAACGAGCAGGGCAAAGACATCCTGGACTTCCTGCAGAACAACGTGGACGTCGCCGACTGTCCCATCATCATGGCAGGTGATTTTAACGCTGAGCCAAATGAGCCCGTCTACTCAACCATTAGATCGGACACGCGTTTCGGATTCGATTCGGCTTATCGCTGCGATGTCGACGGAGCCGAAGAGGCCGGCCAGGAGCCGCCTTACACGACGTGGAAAGTGCGCGGTGAAGGGGAAAGCTGCCACACTATCGATTACGTCTTCTTCAGCCGGCGACAACTCGGCGTCAATCAGGTTTTGCCTTTCCCCACCGGAGAACAGATTGGGCCGGATCGTGTTCCTTCCTTCCAGTATCCCTCCGATCACTTTTCACTCGTCGTCGACTTTGACCTACTTCCCTCCGCCAGCCAAGCGAATGGTGTTTTGAACAAGCTATTGTGCGTTTAG
- the LOC124196533 gene encoding nocturnin-like isoform X1, protein MSSSGSNPALPPPPAAPAVFNMREMRESLALAEQLAKASMSSNKGRSHQLQQLDANNNNEGEETPRSYVPPKQLLLYLVRMGSFTSAPKMVNDDVQDDDVDFEGITTVEDMLQRCRKELAALPIRIERNFPRDRPAGSIRLLQWNILSQSLGEHNDNFVRCPLEALDWRTRRYRIVEEIVEYNPDIICLQEVDHYQFLSRALRTQGYEGIYFPKPDSPCIYIKGNNGPDGCAIFYRANDYELIKVETRIVEVWRVQSNQVVILTMLRHKASGREICVATTHLKARQGALLSTLRNEQGKDILDFLQNNVDVADCPIIMAGDFNAEPNEPVYSTIRSDTRFGFDSAYRCDVDGAEEAGQEPPYTTWKVRGEGESCHTIDYVFFSRRQLGVNQVLPFPTGEQIGPDRVPSFQYPSDHFSLVVDFDLLPSASQANGVLNKLLCV, encoded by the exons ATGAGTTCGTCCGGAAGTAATCCGGCATTGCCGCCGCCACCGGCAGCTCCCGCCGTTTTCAACATGCGCGAAATGCGCGAGTCGCTGGCACTTGCCGAGCAGTTGGCCAAGGCGTCCATGTCGAGCAATAAGGGACGTTCTCATCAGCTGCAACAACTGGACGCCAACAATAACAACGAAGGAGAGGAAACGCCTCGTTCCTACGTTCCTCCAAAGCAACTGCTTCTCTATTTGGTCAG GATGGGAAGTTTCACTTCGGCACCCAAAATggtcaacgacgacgtccagGACGACGATGTCGATTTCGAAGGTATCACCACTGTCGAGGACATGTTGCAACGCTGTCGCAAAGAATTGGCCGCTCTTCCAATCCGCATTGAACGCAATTTCCCGCGTGATCGCCCAGCCGGAAGTATCCGCCTTCTGCAATGGAACATCTTGTCGCAAT CCCTAGGAGAACACAATGATAATTTCGTTCGTTGCCCACTGGAAGCTCTTGATTGGCGCACTCGACGTTACCGAATCGTTGAAGAGATTGTCGAATACAATCCTGACATTATTTGCCTTCAG GAAGTTGACCACTACCAGTTTCTATCAAGGGCCTTGCGCACTCAGGGATACGAGGGTATCTATTTCCCCAAACCGGATTCCCCATGCATTTACATCAAGGGCAACAACGGGCCTGATGGATGCGCAATCTTCTATCGCGCCAACGATTATGAATTGATTAAAGTTGAAACTCGAATCGTCGAAGTTTGGCGTGTCCAGAGCAACCAG GTGGTTATCTTGACAATGCTGCGACACAAAGCCAGCGGTCGTGAGATTTGTGTCGCCACGACGCACCTCAAGGCCCGCCAAGGCGCCCTATTATCGACGCTGCGCAACGAGCAGGGCAAAGACATCCTGGACTTCCTGCAGAACAACGTGGACGTCGCCGACTGTCCCATCATCATGGCAGGTGATTTTAACGCTGAGCCAAATGAGCCCGTCTACTCAACCATTAGATCGGACACGCGTTTCGGATTCGATTCGGCTTATCGCTGCGATGTCGACGGAGCCGAAGAGGCCGGCCAGGAGCCGCCTTACACGACGTGGAAAGTGCGCGGTGAAGGGGAAAGCTGCCACACTATCGATTACGTCTTCTTCAGCCGGCGACAACTCGGCGTCAATCAGGTTTTGCCTTTCCCCACCGGAGAACAGATTGGGCCGGATCGTGTTCCTTCCTTCCAGTATCCCTCCGATCACTTTTCACTCGTCGTCGACTTTGACCTACTTCCCTCCGCCAGCCAAGCGAATGGTGTTTTGAACAAGCTATTGTGCGTTTAG
- the LOC124196530 gene encoding H(+)/Cl(-) exchange transporter 4-like, whose protein sequence is MENTPLKTNRMPYFNRYQAMGRQDLEESQRLRRDSDSSDNPEHDCISLDIQRHPEENNMPSPVVGENEDVIPGLGQYDDFQTIDWQRDLARDRMRHRYIVKHKKDSVWDFIKAAHDAWSGWMCLFLVGLAAGTVASIVDIGTTWMTDLKYGICPEAFWLDREQCCWSSNQTAFGYDNCSQWLTWPKLVGLSDESAGGYIIAYISYVLWALSFAGLAAVLVRMFAPYASGGAIPEIKTILSGFIIRGFLGKWTLLIKSIGIMLSVAAGLSVGKEGPMVHITICIGNILSYLFPKYGRNEAKKREILSAAAASGVSVAFGAPIGGVLFSLEEVSYYFPMKTLWRSFFCALIAAFVVRSIDPYGNEHSVLFYVEYSKPWIFFELLPFILLGAIGGLIGTLFIRANIWWSRYRKQSRIGQYPVTEVIVLTLINAVISYPNPYTRMSSTRLIYLLFSQCGVANNDYLCDYNRNYTNVNGAIESAAAGTGVYTALALLFLALVFKIVMTIFTIGIKVPAGLYIPSLCMGAIVGRIVGIAMEQWAYHYPQFWAFRGECSTGDDCITPGLYAMVGAAAVLGGVTRMTVALVVIMFELTGGVRYIVPLMAAAMASKWVGDAFGKDGIYDAHIALNGYPFLDNKEEFDCTTIAADVMQPRGNAPLTVLTQDSMTLSEVESILENSKHNAFPVVISRESHFLVGCVLRRDLMLAIGSVRRKQDDISDDSLVIFNGFVQGNPSASSPVKLRRILDLAPITVTDHTPMETVIDMFRKLGLRHVLVTHNGRLLGIITKKDVMLHMSHHQRTIPSVFH, encoded by the exons ATGGAAAATACTCCTTTAAAGACCAACCGCATGCCTTACTTCAATCGATACCAGGCCATGGGTAGACAA GATCTAGAAGAGTCACAACGGCTAAGGAGAGACTCGGATAGTTCAGATAACCCAGAGCATGACTGCATCAGCCTAGATATTCAAAGACATCCTGAGGAAAACAACATGCCTTCTCCTG ttgtgggagaaaatgaagatgttATCCCTGGTTTGGGGCAATATGATGACTTTCAAACCATAGATTGGCAAAGAGATCTTGCCAGGGATCGCATGAGACACAGATATATAGTAAAACACAAGAAGGACTCGGTTTGGGATTTTATCAAAGCTGCCCACGATGCCTGGTCAGGGTGGATGTGTCTCTTCCTGGTTGGATTGGCTGCTG GAACGGTTGCTAGTATCGTTGATATTGGAACGACGTGGATGACCGATTTGAAATATGGAATCTGTCCTGAAGCTTTTTGGTTGGACAGAGAACAATGCTGTTGGTCATCCAATCAAACGGCTTTCGGATACGACAACTGCTCACAG TGGTTGACGTGGCCCAAACTGGTCGGACTCTCCGATGAAAGTGCTGGTGGTTACATCATCGCCTATATTTCTTACGTCCTTTGGGCATTGTCTTTTGCAGGACTCGCCGCCGTTCTCGTCCGTATGTTTGCTCCATATGCTTCAGGCGGTGCAATTCCTGAG ATAAAAACGATCTTGAGTGGCTTTATTATTCGTGGTTTTTTGGGGAAATGGACCTTGCTTATCAAATCGATCGGCATTATGCTATCGGTAGCAGCCGGCCTTAGTGTCGGTAAAGAAGGACCTATGGTCCATATCACCATTTGCATAG GCAACATTCTTTCCTACCTCTTCCCGAAATACGGTCGAAATGAAGCCAAGAAGCGAGAAATCTTGTCGGCAGCCGCAGCGTCGGGCGTATCCGTCGCTTTCGGTGCACCAATTGGAGGCGTGCTTTTCAGTTTGGAAGAa GTCAGCTACTATTTTCCCATGAAAACTCTGTGGCGCTCATTTTTTTGCGCTCTGATTGCCGCTTTCGTAGTCCGCTCTATTGATCCTTACGGCAATGAACATTCCGTCCTGTTTTACGTGGAATACAGCAAACCGTGGATCTTTTTCGAGCTGCTTCCATTCATTCTTCTCGGCGCTATCGGA GGTCTTATTGGAACCTTGTTCATCCGAGCAAACATTTGGTGGTCAAGATATCGTAAACAGTCACGCATCGGACAGTACCCGGTTACAGAAGTCATCGTCCTGACACTTATTAATGCGGTCATCTCCTACCCCAATCCGTACACCCGTATGAGTTCCACGAGGCTGATTTACCTCCTTTTCAGTCAATGCGGAGTAGCCAACAACGATTATCTATG TGATTACAATCGGAATTACACCAACGTTAACGGAGCTATTGAGAGCGCAGCTGCCGGAACAGGCGTCTACACTGCCCTGGCTCTTCTTTTCCTGGCGTTAGTCTTCAAGATTGTCATGACCATTTTCACGATTGGCATTAAAGTACCCGCCGGATTGTACATTCCGTCGCTCTGTATGGGGGCGATCGTGGGACGTATCGTTGGCATAGCAATGGAGCAGTGGGCCTA CCATTATCCACAGTTTTGGGCCTTCAGGGGTGAATGTTCTACTGGAGATGATTGTATAACTCCCGGGTTGTATGCGATGGTGGGAGCGGCTGCTGTTCTTGGTGGAGTTACACGAATGactg tGGCTTTGGTGGTTATTATGTTTGAACTCACCGGAGGCGTTAGGTATATCGTCCCGCTGATGGCGGCAGCTATGGCTAGCAAATGGGTGGGCGATGCTTTCGGCAAGGATGGCATTTATGATGCACACATAGCTTTAAATGGATATCCATTTCTGGACAACAAAGAAGAGTTTGATTGTACCACCATCGCAGCCGACGTGATGCAGCCTCg AGGGAACGCTCCACTGACGGTCCTCACTCAAGATTCTATGACACTGAGCGAAGTGGAAAGCATTTTAGAAAATTCCAAACACAATGCCTTTCCAGTCGTTATTTCTCGGGAGTCCCACTTTCTGGTCGGCTGTGTGTTGAGACGAGATCTGATGTTAGCCATAG GAAGTGTGCGCCGCAAACAAGACGACATCAGCGATGATTCGCTTGTGATCTTCAACGGTTTTGTGCAAGGAAACCCCTCGGCTTCATCGCCCGTAAAATTGCGACGCATTTTGGATCTCGCTCCCATCACCGTTACGGATCATACGCCGATGGAGACAGTCATTGATATGTTCAGGAAATTGGGACTGAGACATGTTCTAGTAACTCACAATGG gCGACTATTGGGAATCATTACAAAGAA